The Acetivibrio saccincola genome window below encodes:
- a CDS encoding metal-dependent hydrolase, translating into MDPLTHGVIGIALAKATGNEVSIADAATAAVVVGAVFPDIDIVFQKWGDYVYLKNHRGITHSVLGLVTSSVFIAFLLNFFYPGYGLLNLAFWALLGGISHTFFDIFNSYGAKLLWPFINKKFSLSLLTIFDPIFLISILGYIFTTGKFQNAFIIGFMVYLLFRVAMRLCVFKHLKKNFGKTSEKISLLPSMTGLFRWHFILEKKESSIVGEKNIFKKNVKLIKKLYKIQDDILEKVSKSNVGKFFADFTPIFHVDRELAGGITRYVFIDMRYYMRDKFLHHAILEMDEDGKIITSSFNPYSIKRVSKIPEGFGSRGSIFSRIIGA; encoded by the coding sequence ATGGATCCGCTTACCCACGGGGTTATTGGTATTGCCTTAGCAAAGGCTACAGGCAATGAGGTATCTATAGCTGATGCAGCTACAGCAGCAGTGGTTGTTGGCGCAGTTTTTCCGGACATTGATATAGTATTTCAAAAATGGGGGGATTATGTCTATTTAAAAAACCATAGAGGCATTACCCATTCTGTATTAGGATTAGTGACTTCTTCAGTGTTTATAGCTTTTTTACTAAACTTTTTTTATCCGGGTTATGGTTTATTAAATCTTGCCTTTTGGGCTTTATTAGGAGGAATTTCCCATACTTTTTTTGATATATTTAATTCTTACGGTGCAAAATTACTGTGGCCATTTATCAACAAAAAGTTTTCCTTAAGTCTTCTTACTATATTTGATCCTATATTTTTAATTTCTATATTGGGATATATATTTACCACAGGGAAGTTTCAAAATGCATTTATTATTGGTTTTATGGTTTATCTTTTGTTTAGGGTTGCTATGAGACTGTGTGTTTTTAAACATTTAAAGAAGAATTTTGGGAAAACCTCTGAAAAGATATCTTTGTTGCCTTCAATGACGGGACTGTTTAGATGGCATTTTATACTTGAAAAAAAAGAATCCAGCATAGTTGGTGAAAAAAATATTTTCAAGAAAAATGTAAAGCTTATAAAAAAATTATATAAAATTCAAGATGACATTTTAGAAAAAGTTTCAAAGTCTAATGTAGGTAAATTTTTTGCTGATTTTACACCTATATTCCATGTGGACAGGGAATTAGCAGGAGGTATAACCCGATATGTATTTATTGATATGAGGTATTATATGCGCGATAAATTTCTTCACCACGCCATATTGGAAATGGATGAGGACGGTAAAATAATAACTTCAAGCTTTAATCCCTACTCTATAAAAAGAGTCAGCAAAATTCCTGAGGGTTTTGGGAGTAGAGGAAGTATATTTTCAAGAATTATTGGAGCTTAA